Proteins encoded by one window of Vampirovibrionales bacterium:
- a CDS encoding O-acetylhomoserine aminocarboxypropyltransferase/cysteine synthase, giving the protein MTESCKGLETKALHGGYTPDPTTHSRAVPIYQTTSYVFDDTAHAANLFALQAFGNIYTRLMNPTTDVLEKRIAEMEGGVGALAVSSGQSAITGAILTLAKAGDEIVSSTDLYGGTVSLFSNTLKRFGITVKFVPGNDLEAWEAAITPRTKALYAETIGNPRLQVVELERIAEIGQRHGVPLVVDSTVTTPFLQRPIDHGAAIVLHSATKFIGGHGTSIGGLIVDSGRFDWAASGRFSEFVDPEPAYHGLRFVDAFGPLAFILRARTLFLRDVGACMSPFNAWLFCQGLETLSLRMQRHSENALKVAQFLESHAKVSWVNYPGLASSPTAHLNARYLPNGHGALVGFGIQGGRESAIRLIESVKLFSHLANIGDSKSLIIHPSSTTHSQLSEAEQLSAGVTPDFIRLSVGIESIDDIIGDLDQALARVGQPVGASA; this is encoded by the coding sequence ATGACGGAATCTTGCAAGGGGCTTGAAACCAAGGCCTTACACGGCGGCTATACCCCCGACCCGACGACGCATTCGCGCGCCGTTCCCATTTATCAGACGACATCGTATGTCTTCGATGATACGGCCCATGCGGCGAATCTGTTTGCCCTGCAAGCCTTCGGCAATATCTATACCCGGCTGATGAACCCCACTACGGATGTTCTGGAAAAGCGTATCGCCGAAATGGAAGGCGGGGTTGGGGCATTGGCCGTTTCCTCAGGCCAGTCAGCAATCACCGGGGCGATCCTGACGCTTGCCAAAGCCGGAGACGAAATCGTATCCTCCACGGATCTCTATGGCGGCACGGTCAGCCTGTTTTCCAACACGCTCAAGCGGTTTGGCATCACGGTTAAATTCGTTCCGGGTAACGATCTTGAAGCATGGGAAGCAGCTATTACCCCGCGCACCAAGGCGCTTTACGCAGAAACCATCGGCAATCCCCGGTTGCAAGTCGTCGAGCTGGAGAGAATCGCCGAGATCGGCCAGCGTCACGGCGTTCCGCTGGTCGTCGACAGCACGGTGACGACGCCGTTCCTGCAACGCCCGATTGATCACGGCGCGGCGATTGTCCTGCACTCGGCCACCAAGTTTATCGGCGGACATGGCACCTCCATCGGCGGGCTGATTGTCGATTCGGGGCGCTTTGACTGGGCGGCGTCAGGCCGCTTCAGCGAATTCGTCGATCCGGAACCTGCCTATCACGGCCTGCGCTTTGTTGACGCGTTTGGCCCGCTGGCCTTTATCCTGCGAGCGCGGACCCTGTTTTTGAGAGACGTCGGCGCCTGTATGAGCCCGTTTAACGCATGGCTGTTCTGCCAAGGGCTGGAAACCCTCTCGCTGCGGATGCAACGGCATTCTGAAAACGCGCTGAAAGTCGCGCAATTTCTGGAATCGCATGCCAAAGTCTCGTGGGTCAATTACCCGGGTCTGGCCTCGTCTCCCACGGCGCACCTCAACGCGCGCTATCTGCCCAATGGCCATGGAGCGCTGGTGGGCTTCGGCATTCAGGGAGGCCGCGAGTCGGCGATTCGCTTGATTGAATCCGTCAAGCTCTTCAGCCATCTGGCCAATATCGGCGACTCCAAAAGCCTGATTATTCACCCCTCGTCGACCACGCACTCGCAGCTCAGCGAAGCCGAGCAGCTCAGCGCAGGCGTCACGCCGGATTTCATCCGCTTGAGCGTCGGCATTGAGTCGATTGACGATATTATCGGCGATCTGGATCAGGCGCTGGCGCGCGTGGGTCAGCCTGTCGGCGCAAGCGCCTAG
- a CDS encoding homoserine O-acetyltransferase yields MTPHPAPPESVGLSEKRYFTFASAESPMRLESGATLGPVTLAYETFGEPNEARDNAILILHALTGDSHAAGFYTRDDRKPGWWDNMIGPGKAFDTRRYWVICANAIGGCQGSTGPSSMNPATGASYGATFPMVTIGDIVDTQHALMTHLGITQWHSLAGGSLGGFQALEWMLRYPQAVASAICVASAARLSAQGIAFNAVGRHAIINDPNWREGAYYETGPGPDIGLATARMLGHITYLSELSLERKFGRKLQWADRIRYDFAAEFAVESYLHHQGQRFIERFDANSYLYLTKAMDYFDLRQKYGPLQEAFARIQASALVIAYSSDWLFPVEQSREIANALKQNRKDVTFVTLDSDYGHDAFLLETAQMTRLIQSFLNKVETVKRMKSEAFAAHGVSRPPIVFEPPGRGSRSQRLPFGL; encoded by the coding sequence ATGACGCCGCATCCCGCGCCACCCGAATCGGTCGGCCTTAGCGAGAAACGCTATTTCACCTTCGCCTCGGCGGAAAGCCCCATGCGGCTGGAATCCGGCGCGACGCTGGGGCCGGTTACGCTTGCCTACGAGACGTTTGGCGAACCCAATGAAGCGCGCGACAACGCTATCCTGATTCTACATGCGTTGACGGGCGATTCGCACGCGGCGGGCTTCTATACCCGAGACGATCGCAAGCCTGGCTGGTGGGACAATATGATCGGTCCCGGTAAGGCCTTCGATACGCGCCGTTACTGGGTCATTTGCGCCAACGCGATTGGCGGGTGCCAGGGTTCCACGGGCCCTTCGTCGATGAATCCGGCCACGGGCGCGTCCTATGGGGCGACCTTCCCGATGGTAACCATCGGCGATATCGTCGACACGCAGCATGCGCTCATGACGCATCTGGGTATTACGCAGTGGCACTCGCTGGCCGGCGGATCCCTAGGCGGATTTCAGGCGCTGGAGTGGATGCTGCGCTACCCGCAAGCGGTCGCCTCGGCGATTTGCGTCGCCAGCGCGGCGCGCTTATCGGCGCAGGGGATCGCGTTCAATGCGGTAGGGCGTCATGCCATCATCAACGACCCGAACTGGCGCGAGGGCGCGTATTACGAGACCGGCCCCGGCCCGGATATCGGTCTGGCGACGGCGCGCATGCTCGGGCATATTACCTACCTGTCGGAACTATCGCTGGAGCGCAAATTCGGACGCAAGCTCCAGTGGGCCGACCGCATTCGTTACGACTTTGCCGCCGAATTCGCCGTTGAATCGTATTTACATCATCAGGGACAGCGTTTCATCGAGCGATTTGACGCCAACAGCTATCTATATCTCACCAAGGCGATGGACTACTTCGATTTACGCCAGAAGTACGGGCCTTTACAGGAAGCCTTCGCGCGAATTCAGGCCAGCGCGCTGGTCATCGCCTATAGCAGCGACTGGCTGTTTCCGGTGGAGCAGTCGCGCGAGATCGCCAACGCTTTGAAACAGAACCGCAAGGATGTTACGTTTGTGACGCTGGATTCCGACTACGGCCACGACGCCTTCCTGTTGGAAACCGCCCAAATGACGCGGCTGATTCAGTCGTTTCTGAACAAGGTCGAAACCGTCAAGCGCATGAAATCGGAGGCTTTTGCGGCCCATGGCGTCTCCCGCCCCCCCATCGTCTTTGAACCGCCCGGGCGCGGGAGTCGGTCCCAACGTCTTCCGTTCGGACTATGA
- the metW gene encoding methionine biosynthesis protein MetW: protein MASPAPPSSLNRPGAGVGPNVFRSDYDRILALIPPQAQVLDLGCGDGQLLRRLTHERNAQACGVELNEENVIRCVEQGLSAYQSNIDEGLAEYPDGAFDFVILNQTLQVLTRPREVMLEMLRVGRYGVVSFPNFAHWRIRLSFLSRGRMPKSDVLPFSWYDTPNIHLCTMLDFFDLCAQEGIEVIHGEYLIGGHWRMGTLAQRSANVLAASGLFVITRPTPAR, encoded by the coding sequence ATGGCGTCTCCCGCCCCCCCATCGTCTTTGAACCGCCCGGGCGCGGGAGTCGGTCCCAACGTCTTCCGTTCGGACTATGACCGCATTCTCGCGCTGATTCCACCCCAGGCGCAGGTATTGGACCTGGGCTGCGGCGACGGCCAACTCCTGCGCCGTCTGACCCACGAGAGAAACGCGCAGGCCTGTGGCGTCGAACTCAACGAAGAAAACGTCATCCGTTGCGTCGAGCAAGGATTATCGGCCTATCAATCGAATATCGACGAGGGGCTCGCCGAATATCCTGACGGGGCCTTTGATTTCGTCATCCTCAACCAGACCCTGCAAGTGCTGACCCGCCCCCGCGAGGTGATGCTGGAAATGCTGCGCGTCGGGCGCTACGGCGTGGTCAGCTTCCCCAATTTTGCTCACTGGCGCATTCGTCTGAGCTTTCTGTCGCGCGGACGCATGCCCAAGTCGGACGTTTTGCCGTTCTCGTGGTACGACACGCCCAATATTCACCTGTGTACGATGCTCGACTTCTTTGATCTGTGCGCCCAGGAAGGCATTGAGGTCATCCACGGCGAGTATCTGATTGGCGGCCACTGGCGCATGGGGACGCTTGCCCAGCGCTCAGCCAATGTGCTGGCCGCGTCGGGGCTTTTCGTCATCACGCGCCCTACGCCCGCGCGGTAA
- a CDS encoding undecaprenyl/decaprenyl-phosphate alpha-N-acetylglucosaminyl 1-phosphate transferase, producing the protein MFTDLQLTGFLLALTLALILAPLVARTALRLGLVDQPGERKIHQTPVPRFGGVAIWMAYMIAILILMLLSGGYPHGASMFGILTGATLMFCVGVLDDRFNLSPYVKFAGQIAAACAAFYLGVQIQTIDLPGNVVLLLHAFSLPVTVLWLVGIANAMNFIDGVDGLAGGVATISAVTMAVAAGFTHQPIAAVMAALLAGATLGFLVYNFFPARIFMGDSGSLFCGFVLASIAVTGVMKTPVVVVVAPVAILAVPILDVAYSTLRRVFKGRNPFIADAGHIHHKLLDAGLTQVRIVGLLYAVCAVTGMAATYYLHLLGSYLLLLGGLLALTLGLLMLRFSSNVEEFRKLETAERRRAARIVTPDARSPQALTPSS; encoded by the coding sequence GTGTTTACCGACTTGCAACTGACGGGGTTTCTGCTCGCCCTGACGCTGGCGCTGATTCTGGCGCCTCTTGTTGCGCGGACCGCCTTGCGTCTGGGTCTGGTCGATCAGCCCGGCGAACGTAAAATTCACCAGACGCCCGTACCGCGTTTTGGCGGCGTGGCGATCTGGATGGCCTACATGATTGCCATCCTCATCCTGATGCTGCTGTCGGGCGGCTATCCGCACGGGGCCAGCATGTTCGGCATCCTCACAGGCGCAACGCTGATGTTTTGCGTGGGCGTGCTGGACGATCGTTTCAACTTGTCGCCGTATGTCAAGTTTGCCGGTCAGATTGCTGCCGCCTGCGCCGCTTTTTATCTCGGGGTGCAGATTCAGACCATTGATCTGCCCGGAAACGTTGTCCTGTTGCTGCATGCCTTTAGTCTGCCGGTGACCGTGCTGTGGCTGGTGGGCATTGCCAACGCCATGAATTTTATCGATGGCGTAGACGGTCTGGCGGGCGGCGTCGCGACGATTTCCGCCGTGACGATGGCTGTTGCCGCCGGATTTACGCATCAGCCAATCGCGGCTGTAATGGCGGCGTTGCTGGCCGGGGCCACGCTGGGTTTTCTGGTCTACAACTTCTTTCCCGCGCGGATTTTTATGGGCGACAGCGGGTCGCTCTTCTGCGGCTTCGTGTTGGCCAGCATCGCGGTGACAGGGGTGATGAAAACCCCGGTCGTCGTCGTCGTCGCGCCCGTGGCGATTCTGGCCGTCCCGATTCTGGATGTCGCCTATTCCACACTGCGGCGGGTTTTTAAGGGGCGTAATCCATTTATTGCGGACGCTGGGCATATTCACCATAAACTGCTCGACGCGGGGCTAACGCAGGTGCGCATTGTCGGCCTGTTATACGCCGTCTGCGCCGTCACGGGGATGGCTGCGACCTATTATCTGCATCTGTTAGGGTCGTACCTGCTGCTGTTGGGCGGCCTGCTGGCCTTGACCCTGGGGCTGCTGATGCTGCGCTTTTCTTCCAACGTTGAAGAATTCCGAAAGCTGGAGACTGCCGAGCGTCGCCGGGCTGCCCGTATCGTTACCCCAGACGCCCGCTCGCCGCAAGCATTGACGCCTTCCTCGTAA
- a CDS encoding serine hydroxymethyltransferase, with translation MLNLDALRRCDPDIHALILRELAREQQTLEMIASENFTSMAVMQAMGTVLTNKYAEGLPHKRYYGGCEFVDEVEVLAIERAKRIFGCDHVNVQPHSGAQANMAAFLAAGLQAGDTILGMNLSHGGHLTHGSPVNFSGLFFNIVPYGVNPQTGRIDYDAVRQLALEHRPRLIICGASAYARTLDFPAFRAIADEAGALLLADIAHIAGLVATGHHPSPFPHCQLVTTTTHKTLRGPRGGIVMCQADLAKAVDKAVFPGIQGGPLMHVIAAKAVAFQEILSPAFNAYSAAVIANARALAAALSADGVDLLSGGTDNHLMVLDLRRLNLTGKEAQARLEAIGITANKNTVPDDPQSPFVTSGIRLGTPALTTRGFDVDAMAQIGAIIARSLKPAYDESQLAQAVAALAQRFPLYPELSASAAVV, from the coding sequence ATGTTGAATCTTGATGCCCTTCGCCGCTGTGATCCCGACATTCACGCGCTGATTCTGCGTGAACTGGCGCGCGAGCAGCAAACGCTGGAGATGATCGCCAGCGAGAACTTCACCAGCATGGCGGTGATGCAGGCCATGGGAACGGTTCTCACCAACAAATACGCCGAAGGCCTGCCCCATAAACGCTATTATGGCGGATGCGAGTTTGTCGACGAGGTGGAAGTTCTGGCAATCGAACGCGCCAAACGTATTTTTGGCTGCGATCATGTCAATGTTCAGCCTCACAGTGGCGCTCAGGCCAACATGGCGGCCTTTCTCGCCGCCGGGCTTCAGGCCGGCGATACCATTCTGGGCATGAACCTCTCTCATGGCGGCCATTTAACCCATGGCTCGCCGGTGAATTTCTCCGGTCTGTTTTTCAACATTGTGCCTTACGGCGTGAATCCGCAAACAGGGCGCATCGATTACGACGCTGTGCGCCAACTGGCGCTGGAACATCGTCCCAGGCTGATCATCTGCGGCGCGAGCGCCTACGCCCGTACGCTCGACTTCCCCGCCTTCCGCGCCATTGCCGATGAAGCGGGCGCGCTCTTGCTGGCCGATATCGCCCATATTGCCGGTCTGGTGGCCACAGGCCATCACCCGAGCCCGTTCCCGCATTGCCAGTTGGTGACCACTACGACGCACAAGACCTTACGCGGTCCGCGCGGCGGTATCGTCATGTGTCAGGCGGATCTCGCCAAGGCTGTCGATAAGGCCGTCTTCCCCGGCATTCAGGGCGGCCCGCTGATGCATGTGATTGCCGCCAAGGCTGTTGCGTTTCAGGAAATCCTCTCTCCGGCCTTCAATGCCTACTCCGCCGCCGTGATTGCCAATGCCAGGGCGCTGGCCGCCGCACTAAGCGCCGATGGCGTCGATCTGCTCAGCGGCGGTACCGACAATCACTTGATGGTGCTGGATCTGCGCCGCCTCAATCTCACCGGTAAAGAGGCTCAGGCCCGCCTTGAAGCCATCGGCATCACCGCCAACAAGAATACCGTCCCCGATGACCCGCAAAGCCCCTTTGTTACCAGCGGCATCCGTTTGGGGACGCCCGCGCTCACGACCCGTGGCTTCGACGTCGACGCCATGGCCCAGATCGGCGCGATTATTGCGCGCTCCTTGAAGCCGGCGTATGACGAATCCCAGCTCGCTCAGGCCGTGGCGGCGCTGGCGCAACGATTCCCGCTGTACCCGGAACTCTCTGCGTCGGCCGCTGTCGTCTAG
- the rpiB gene encoding ribose 5-phosphate isomerase B — protein sequence MRVVFGADHAGFPLKQALIQALTAQNVAVQDMGCYDAAPVDYPPVAARVAQAVLQAGADETVMGVLCCGSGVGMGIAANRFDGVRAVVAHDVTTARLSRQHNDANVLCLGARFLAAPLAQEILDVFLATDFDGARHADRVAQLDCLIRPQGDALSPC from the coding sequence ATTCGGGTGGTTTTCGGGGCCGATCATGCGGGATTCCCGCTCAAGCAGGCGCTGATTCAAGCCCTGACGGCTCAAAACGTCGCAGTTCAGGATATGGGCTGCTATGACGCTGCGCCCGTCGATTACCCGCCGGTCGCCGCGCGGGTGGCGCAGGCGGTTTTACAGGCCGGGGCCGACGAAACCGTCATGGGCGTGCTGTGCTGCGGTAGCGGCGTGGGGATGGGCATCGCCGCCAATCGATTTGACGGCGTGCGGGCCGTAGTCGCCCATGACGTGACCACTGCGCGACTCAGTCGCCAGCATAACGACGCCAACGTCTTGTGTCTGGGCGCGCGTTTTCTCGCCGCGCCGCTGGCTCAGGAGATTCTCGACGTATTTCTGGCGACGGACTTCGACGGCGCTCGTCACGCCGATCGCGTCGCCCAGCTCGATTGTCTGATACGACCGCAAGGAGACGCCCTTTCGCCATGTTGA